One window from the genome of Cottoperca gobio chromosome 15, fCotGob3.1, whole genome shotgun sequence encodes:
- the phf3 gene encoding LOW QUALITY PROTEIN: PHD finger protein 3 (The sequence of the model RefSeq protein was modified relative to this genomic sequence to represent the inferred CDS: deleted 1 base in 1 codon) gives MDIVDTFNHLIPSDQLDDSLITGQNLECEASNEFGTGLGLEESLKNMLSDKDPMFGCASSQFNLLDNEDSTFQIAGSTALGDGSASTGLSSELTVTETAQVKRPVGRQKKRPRHLEYDYSSGPQPANVSTMNRGRLGRKPANRLRKSFLIEKGVKGAQLKKELILGGRVDVNDLQGGLWLNPSVVLRRLTVTIAGFRIELLPGPSYTHNVEASQSVCLDGGFSYAGDIGFAVLPGATVNVPNPTAVNVAEVDVIEKSSADDAALGLGPYVNPNDVQTSNGTLMGSASTQETKLDNQSVPEQQKPDCKEKDGIKEPQNIQNDITTVSKTDDKEKQQIVAKTLPKSKQGLTSNKNKDLVSDKPNNMIKGHKVTQNMASKIQRGDLHKMKNLKEKKDISPLKRPAENTQSEHVTKMQKTQGTTAESKAKPSSVGKKSPSSGNRVDQQGPTKHTQPPNISKVETVNQTPARPSHSLKMPEEGGQEKPKQKKPEKILQRQKSKTVRSISVDEPQLFIPDNAPVAKKDTSEDQPANSETVWDGNNCCGLCNNHHNNTFMVGCGRCDDWFHGDCVGLDLTKVREMEEEDQMYVCLKCCEEESKKVEPEPSSAAKPEVQAKTEVQDLKPPPEPQPGPSQILTSGGVRPVRKDPDRRHSTDVRESGHKTGAHLKQEAKSKTSASKKPVSVEAIRRSVRDSLKEILIQRLKESDLNVSVERASEVAKKTERELFHLYKDTDNKYKNKYRSLMFNLKDTKNNVLFKRVLKGEVSPGNLIRMSPEELASKELAAWRQRENRHTIEMIEKEQREAERRPITKITHKGEIEIESQEPLKAAEPAELDSSPKVTEVLAEAPKTPENKAESSSTEKDTTSQHKSHLFDLHCKICTGRMAPPVEEAPTKVVKVATTVVRRLSTKADETKSTATPAADDDLHLTVLEESFRNAQSGYEGRSEHTAGRDEEAIFLSTLKSLWQGLLHMHSVAKLVTKAFPVSGILDDLTEDLPDSIQIGGRISPQIVWDYLEKIRATGTKEVCLIRFTPETEEDEISYTLLYAYFSSRRRFGVVSNNLKQVKDMYIIPLGATEKVPHQLVPFDGPGLENNRANLLLGLIIRQGPKRDFLPVDMNETSRIIPEIKPITISTKETRTTEEDEKRFISSLTTAHKKEKDKPLNTTEEVDEPITESLEEPSASEESNSQEPCKALRFLPGVLVGWGGELPPLPDVGGKPATTADDTQKTEPPPKTEAPAVAPRERFVIRKKEAKPVKAEPELSSPTDTSAANNSPGKDPAVVTHGAPISLKDKPPDVSTEVFLASLSAAPKGTETSSAASANKSEVGLLFETEKAPSEGNSLSQAQSQAAPAHANSSKPPLSGILKKSSAYSSVNEDKTKVLQKNEASHAAPSSPKPVPVLSSTRNEAVTLFHQGFLQLSQAKNKPEEKQTPIRSLANEKGNPGMSQAGAPVTQTVYPPTEGPQAACYTEAAELKPESVMAPALPVYSDAPVPSQQPQPQVPGSCDYPTGPPLNTLSSPHTEDQNHSAPWAQDSTSHALSALQTQYAESYPEPADPPPSLAKDYKRQEERYSDPWERPRTSEDRDHHGRHSHHRDTHHGKKSRNHDREKKHERSHDRERSRHRGHSDDRYGEKRKERPHSDDHSSRNKDRHRHRRDSDYENGRRSSKDS, from the exons ATGGATATTGTGGACACCTTTAACCATTTAATACCCAGTGACCAGTTGGACGACTCCCTGATAACAGGTCAGAATTTGGAATGTGAGGCCAGTAATGAGTTTGGGACAGGACTCGGACTGGAAGAGTCACTAAAGAACATGCTCAGTGACAAAGACCCCATGTTTGGATGTGCAAGCTCTCAGTTCAATCTGCTGGACAATGAGGACTCCACTTTTCAGATTGCTGGCTCAACAG CTCTCGGTGATGGTTCAGCATCCACAGGCCTCAGCAGTGAACTGACCGTTACAGAGACCGCACAAGTCAAGCGACCTGTTGGCAGGCAGAAGAAACGTCCACGTCATTTAGAATACG ATTATAGCAGCGGCCCACAACCTGCTAACGTATCTACCATGAACCGAGGACGGCTGGGAAGGAAACCAGCCAACCGGTTACGGAAGTCGTTTCTTATTGAGAAAGGAGTTAAAGGCGCCCAGCTGAAGAAAGAATTAATTCTGGGAGGGCGTGTTGATGTCAACGATCTTCAAGGTGGATTATGGCTGAATCCTTCCGTTGTATTGAGACGATTGACAGTCACAATTGCGGGATTCAGGATTGAGCTGCTTCCAGGACCTTCTTACACACACAATGTTGAAGCGAGCCAGTCTGTGTGCCTTGACGGTGGTTTTTCGTATGCTGGAGACATTGGGTTTGCCGTGCTGCCAGGCGCTACTGTCAATGTACCGAATCCCACAGCTGTGAATGTGGCAGAGGTGGATGTAATTGAGAAGAGCTCTGCTGATGATGCAGCCCTCGGGCTAGGCCCATATGTGAATCCTAACGACGTGCAGACCTCCAACGGGACTTTAATGGGGAGTGCC TCCACGCAAGAGACAAAGCTTGACAATCAGAGTGTTCCTGAACAACAAAAGCCAGACTGTAAAGAAAAAGATGGCATCAAAGAGCCACAAAACATTCAGAATGACATAACTACTGTTAGTAAGACTGATGATaaggaaaaacaacagattGTGGCCAAAACCCTGCCAAAGTCGAAACAAGGGCTGACATCTAACAAGAATAAGGACTTGGTTTCAGATAAACCAAACAACATGATTAAGGGACATAAAGTAACCCAAAACATGGCGTCCAAAATCCAAAGAGGAGACctgcacaaaatgaaaaatctaaaggaaaagaaagacatttcacCTTTGAAAAGGCCTGCAGAAAACACCCAAAGTGAGCATGTTACTAAAATGCAAAAGACACAGGGCACCACAGCAGAGAGTAAAGCGAAGCCAAGCTCTGTAGGGAAGAAGAGCCCATCATCTGGCAACCGTGTTGATCAGCAGGGACCAACTAAACATACTCAACCTCCCAATATCTCCAAAGTTGAGACCGTTAACCAGACGCCCGCTCGTCCAAGCCATTCTTTAAAAATGCCTGAGGAGGGAGGGCAGGAGAAGCCCAAACAGAAAAAGCCAGAAAAGATCCttcaaagacagaaaagtaAAACTGTAAGAAGCATCTCCGTGGACGAGCCGCAGCTGTTTATTCCAGACAATGCTCCTGTTGCGAAGAAGGACACCTCTGAGGATCAACCAGCTAACAGTGAGACTGTATGGGATGGAAACAACTGTTGTGGCCTCTGCAACAACCACCACAATAACAC GTTCATGGTAGGCTGCGGTCGTTGTGACGACTGGTTCCACGGCGACTGTGTTGGTCTTGACCTGACGAAAGTGCGCgaaatggaggaggaggatcagATGTACGTCTGCTTGAAGTGCTGTGAGGAGGAAAGCAAAAAAGTGGAGCCCGAGCCCTCGAGTGCAGCCAAACCAGAAGTCCAAGCAAAGACGGAAGTACAGGATCTTAAGCCGCCTCCCGAGCCCCAACCAGGACCCTCCCAGATACTCACATCAGGGGGCGTCAGACCAGTAAGAAAG GATCCTGATAGGAGGCATTCCACAGATGTCAGAGAATCGGGCCATAAAACAG GCGCTCATCTGAAACAAGAGGCAAAAAGTAAGACTTCAGCTTCAAAGAAACCCGTGTCTGTGGAGGCAATCAGGCGAAGCGTGCGGGATTCTCTGAAAGAAATCCTTATACAAAG GTTGAAGGAGTCCGATTTGAACGTCTCAGTGGAGAGGGCGTCTGAAGTTGCCAAGAAGACGGAGCGAGAGCTTTTTCACTTGTATAAAGACACTGACAACAAATACAAGAACAAGTACCGAAGCTTAATGTTTAACCTTAAAGACactaaaaataat GTCCTCTTTAAGAGGGTTCTCAAAGGGGAAGTTTCTCCTGGTAACTTAATTCGAATGAGCCCAGAGGAACTGGCCTCGAAAGAATTGGCTGCTTGGCGACAAAGGGAGAACCGACAT ACTATTGAGATGATtgaaaaagagcaaagagaggcagagagacggcCGATCACCAAGATCACGCACAAAGGAGAAATCGAAATTGAGAGCCAAGAACCATTAAAGGCAGCTGAGCCTGCAGAG CTTGATTCTTCTCCCAAAGTGACAGAAGTCTTAGCAGAAGCTCCAAAGACCCCCGAGAACAAAGCAGAGAGTAGCAGCACGGAGAAAGACACCACCAGCCAACACAAGTCTCACTTATTTGACCTACACTGCAAAATCTGCACAG GTCGTATGGCGCCCCCTGTGGAGGAGGCACCCACCAAGGTGGTCAAAGTTGCCACTACAGTGGTTAGGAGGTTGTCTACCAAAGCAGACGAGACGAAGAGCACAGCGACACCTGCAGCCGACGATGACCTGCACCTCACCGTTTTAGAGGAGAGCTTCAGAAATGCTCAGTCGGGATACGAAGGAAG GTCGGAACATACCGCTGGAAGAGACGAAGAGGCCATTTTTCTTTCCACCCTGAAGTCCCTGTGGCAAGGACTCCTTCACATGCACTCTGTGGCAAAGTTGGTGACAAAAGCCTTCCCCGTCTCAGGCATTTTGGACGACTTGACTGAG GACCTTCCAGACAGCATTCAAATTGGCGGAAGGATAAGTCCACAGATAGTGTGGGACTACTTGGAGAAGATTCGGGCAACAGGAACAAAA gAGGTGTGCCTGATTCGCTTTACCCCTGAGACGGAGGAAGATGAGATCTCCTATACTCTTCTGTATGCCTACTTCAGCAGTCGTAGGCGTTTTGGGGTGGTGTCCAACAACCTGAAACAAGTGAAGGATATGTATATTATTCCTTTGGGTGCCACTGAAAAAGTTCCACATCAGCTTGTTCCCTTTGATGGGCCAG GTCTAGAAAACAACCGTGCCAACCTTCTTCTTGGACTCATCATTCGCCAGGGACCAAAAAGGGATTTTCTTCCCGTGGACATGAACGAAACTTCCAGGATTATTCCTGAAATCAAGCCCATCACCATTTCCACAAAAGAAACCAGAACGACAGAGGAGGATGAGAAACGTTTTATCTCCTCTTTGACGACTGCACATAAAAAAGAGAAGGACAAACCACTTAACACTACTGAAGAAGTTGATGAGCCAATTACAGAGTCTTTGGAAGAACCATCTGCATCGGAGGAGTCCAACAGTCAGGAGCCCTGCAAAGCTCTGCGCTTTCTTCCAGGTGTGTTAGTCGGCTGGGGTGGGGAATTGCCCCCTCTGCCAGACGTTGGAGGTAAACCTGCAACAACAGCAGATGACACTCAGAAGACCGAACCACCTCCAAAAACGGAGGCTCCAGCTGTTGCACCACGAGAGCGCTTTGTCATCAGGAAGAAAGAAGCTAAACCTGTTAAAGCTGAACCGGAGCTATCCAGCCCGACTGATACATCTGCTGCTAACAACTCACCAGGAAAGGATCCTGCAGTGGTGACCCACGGTGCACCAATCTCTCTGAAAGATAAGCCCCCAGATGTATCGACTGAAGTGTTCCTGGCGAGCTTGTCAGCGGCTCCAAAAGGGACTGAAACTAGCAGCGCTGCTTCTGCAAACAAAAGTGAAGTTGGCCTTTTGTTCGAGACTGAAAAAGCACCGTCTGAAGGGAACTCTTTGTCGCAGGCACAATCCCAGGCTGCCCCAGCTCACGCTAATAGCTCAAAACCTCCTTTAAGTGGGATATTGAAAAAATCTTCAGCATATTCCAGTGTGAATGAAGATAAAACAAAGGTGCTACAAAAGAATGAAGCCAGCCACGCAGCTCCTTCGAGTCCCAAACCTGTTCCTGTGTTGAGCAGTACTAGAAATGAGGCAGTTACACTATTCCACCAAGGATTTTTACAGCTTTCTCAGGCCAAGAACAAACCCGAGGAGAAGCAAACGCCTATTCGATCACTCGCTAATGAAAAGGGAAACCCTGGCATGTCCCAGGCTGGTGCTCCAGTAACTCAGACAGTATATCCTCCTACAGAAGGACCACAAGCAGCGTGTTACACAGAAGCCGCTGAGCTCAAACCCGAATCAGTAATGGCACCAGCTCTCCCAGTATACAGTGATGCACCTGTTCCATCGCAGCAGCCGCAGCCTCAGGTACCTGGCAGCTGCGACTACCCAACTGGCCCTCCTCTTAACACTTTATCCAGCCCGCACACAGAGGATCAGAACCACAGTGCTCCGTGGGCTCAGGATAGCACTTCACACGCTCTTTCTGCACTTCAGACACAGTATGCAGAGAGCTACCCCGAACCAGCTGACCCACCTCCATCCCTGGCCAAAGATTACAAGCGTCAAGAGGAGCGATACAGTGACCCCTGGGAGAGGCCCCGAacatcagaggacagagacCACCACGGGAGGCACAGCCATCACAGGGACACCCACCACGGGAAGAAGAGCAGAAACCACGACCGGGAGAAAAAGCACGAACGCAGCcatgacagagagaggagtagGCACCGCGGACACTCAGACGATCGCTACGgcgagaagaggaaagagagaccCCACAGCGACGATCACAGCAGCCGTAATaaggacagacacagacacaggcgGGACTCTGATTATGAGAACGGACGGAGAAGTTCAAAAGACagttaa